The genomic stretch GACACTCATTGTAAGCGACTGGATGATGCCACGCATGGACGGAGTGGAATTCTGCAAAGCGATAAGGACTAACCAAACTACCAGTCATATACCCTTCATCCTGCTAACGGCCAAGACAGATACCAACTCCAAGATAGAAGGTATGGATTGTGGTGCAGATGCCTACATAGAGAAACCTTTCTCCATGCAATACTTGGAAGCATGTATCAAGAATCTGGTAGACTTGCGTAATCTGCTGCGTCAGAAATTCTCGAAGATGCCGCTGGTTCCGCTGAACAGCATTGCCAATAATTCTATGGACGACAAGTTCCTTACCCGCATGAATGAAATCATAGAAGAGAATTTCTCCAATCCGGAATTATCCGTAGATTTCCTGGCCGAAAAGTTGTGTATCAGCCGTTCGGGTCTGTTTGCCAAAATTAAAACATTGGCCAATATCACCCCTAATGAACTGATTCAAGTGGTACGTTTGAAAAAAGCAGCGATCTTGCTAGCAGAAAACAAATACCGCATTAATGAAATCTGTTATATGGTAGGATTCAATAATCCGTCTTATTTCTCCAAGTGTTTCCAGAAACAGTTCGGCATGAAACCGGGGGAATTTGTAAACGGGAAAAGAGAAGAATAAAAACTAATCAAAAATCATTCCCTAAAAATAAAAAATCCGGTTTCCCCTTTTCAGAGAAACCGGATTCATGATGAACGAGTGATTTTATTTCAATCAATAATTATTCTTCTTCACTTCGAAATAAGCTTGCGGATGCAGACATGCAGGACATACTTCAGGAGCTTCCGTACCTACATAAATGTAACCGCAGTTACGGCACTGCCATACAGTTTCTTCCGCTTTCTTGAATACTGTGCCTTCTTCCACATTCTTCAATAAAGCCAGATATCTTTCCTCATGCCCCTTTTCAGCTTCAGCGATTCTGCGATACATAGTAGCGATAGCAGGAAAACCTTCCTGATCGGCCACATCAGCAAAGTGAGGGTAATCAGTAGTCCATTCTTCATTTTCACCGGCAGCCGCAGCTTTTAAATTCTCCATAGTGGTACCAATGATACCTGCAGGATAGCTGGCAGTGATTTCTACCATACCACCTTCCAACCATTTAAACATACGTTTCGCATGTTCCTTTTCCTGATCAGCTGTTTCAGTAAAAATAGCAGCAATCTGTTCATAACCTTCTTTCTTTGCTGTACTTGCAAAGTAAGTATAACGCATTCTAGCCTGTGACTCACCTGCAAATGAAGTCAGCAAATTTTTTTCTGTCTGTGTACCTTTTACGCTCTTAGCCATAATAATTAGTTTTATTAGTTAGTTATTATTCAATCATCTTTTGGTAATACAAAGATATATCTTTTATTCCAAAATTGTATTCATTACAATTATATTTTTATATTTAATTAAACGTTCACTTTATATAAAATAAACAAGAACACCTACTATTTGTGTTCACAACAACATTAACATTTTTCATTATGAAAAGCATCATCAAATTATTCACTTTTCCCCTCCTTACTATAATAGGATTTAATTCGTGTGCGTCCATACCGTTAAAGGTCGGAGAATCTGAAAACAACTCCACTTACACTGTCAGCTATCTGTTTGAACATGACGGTTGCAAGGTATATCGTTTTTACGATAAAGGAAATTACGTTTACTTTACTACGAGAGGAGATGTAACCAGTATCACAAATGATTCTACCGCCCAACGCACCATTACTATCAACAAAACACCCTATGAATAACAAAAATACGAATTTAAATAGAATAATACCTTAATTTATACATTAATTTTATCTACTTTTGCAACTCGTTTAAAATCATAGCATAAAGTAGTTGACAAATGAAAGCATTTGAATTCAAGCCGAAGCTCTTCACTACCCTACAGAATTATTCAAAAGAGAGCTTCATGGCCGACCTTATGGCCGGAATTATCGTAGGTATTGTTGCACTTCCACTAGCTATCGCATTTGGTATCGCTTCGGGAGTTTCTCCAGAAAAAGGCATCATCACTGCTATTGTAGCAGGATTTATCATCTCTTTATTAGGAGGAAGCAAAGTACAAATAGGCGGACCTACCGGAGCATTTATCGTAATTATCTATGGTATCATCCAAGAATACGGCATCAGCGGATTAACAGTAGCAACTCTTATGGCAGGAGTACTCCTTATTTTATTAGGTGTATTCAAGCTGGGAGCTGTTATCAAATTTATTCCTTATCCCATTATTGTAGGATTTACCAGTGGTATTGCCGTCACCATTTTTACGACACAGATTGCCGATATCTTCGGACTGAACTTCGGAGGAGAAAAAGTACCGGGAGACTTTATAGGCAAATGGATGATTTATTTCCGTCATTTTGATACTGTTAATTGGTGGAACGCCATTGTCAGCATAGTCAGTGTCCTGATCATCGCACTGACTCCCCGATTCTCAAAAAAGATCCCAGGCTCGCTGATTGCCATCATTGTAGTGACTATTGCCGTATACCTGATGAAGACATACGGCGGAATCACTTGCATCGACACCATTGGCGACCGTTTTACCATTCAGTCACAGTTGCCGGATGCAGTAGTACCCAAATTAGATTGGGAAGCTATCAAGAATTTATTTCCGGTTGCCATCACCATTGCTGTACTGGGAGCCATAGAATCTCTGTTGTCTGCTGCCGTAGCCGATGGTGTCATTGGTGACCGCCACGATTCAAACACGGAACTGATAGCCCAGGGCGCAGCCAATATTATCGCTCCACTGTTTGGCGGTATTCCTGCTACAGGAGCCATCGCACGTACCATGACCAATATCAACAACGGTGGAAAATCACCTGTTGCAGGTATCATTCATGCAGTCATTCTGTTGCTGATTCTCTTGTTCCTGATGCCTCTGGCACAATATATCCCGATGGCCTGTCTGGCAGGTGTATTGGTGATTGTTTCTTATAACATGAGCGGCTGGCGTACTTTCAAGGCGTTGCTGAAGAATCCGAAATCAGACGTCACCGTACTACTGATCACTTTCTTCCTGACTGTTATCTTTGATTTAACCGTAGCTATTGAAGTAGGTTTGCTCATTGCCTGTGTATTGTTCATGAAACGTGTCATGGAAACAACAGAAATATCGGTTATCAAAAATGAAATCGACCCCAATAATGAATCCGATCTGGAAGTGCACGAAGAACATCTCATGGTTCCCAAAGGTGTGGAAGTATATGAAATCAATGGTCCCTACTTCTTTGGTATCGCTACCAAGTTTGAGGAAATCATGTCCGAACTGGGCGACCGTCCCAAAGTACGGATTGTACGTATGCGTAAAGTACCATTCATTGACTCTACCGGTATTCACAACCTGACTAATCTATGTGAAATGTCTAAAAAAGAAAATATTCAAATTGTGCTTTCGGGAGTGAATGAAAAAGTGCATCAAATTCTTGAAAAATCAGGATTTAATGAATTACTGGGAAAAGAAAATATCTGTCCTAATATTAATGTAGCACTGGAAAAGGCAAAGGACATTATAGAAAAATAAAACGGACTACTCTATTAAAAGAATTTATCTATGGAAAAGAGGATACTCCCGATAGCTGGAATATCCTCTTTCTCATCTAAATACTTCAGGTTGGTACTACTCCACCAAAGAGTGGCATGAATAGAATGCCAATATCCGTTCTTTCAGTAAATAGGTATATTTAGTTTGTGATTGTTGGGACAACGCATCTGCTAATTTCATTTTTATCTCATTATACTCATATACAGCCGACTTTCCAGCCATATACTTCTCTAACGCATACCGATGCGCCTCCCGATTGGCAGCTACCGCTTTGGTAGTAGATTCGTATTTCTCAAAAGCTGCCAACGCATCCATATATGCTTTCTCAATATCCTTATAGAGACTTTTCTTTTCATTTTCCAATGACAAGCGGGCATTATTCTCTTCCAAACGCGCTGTTTTTACCTGATTCCTCGTAGAGAAGCGGTCAAAAAGAGGGATGCTTAATGTGAAATAAATGCTTTTCTGCATATTGTTTTTAAACTGCTGATAAAAAGACGGATTCATTGCACGACGAGAATAATAGTAACCGGTATTGATTCCGGCACCCAAAAAAAGCTGTGGGTAATATCCCGACTTGACAACTTTTGTACTTTTCACTTTACTCTGCAAAGAATAATGAGCTTGCTTTATCTGAGGCATACAGCTTAATGCCGAGGCGTAAATCCCCTCAGGAGTGACAGACTCCATAGAAACTATACTTTCATCCAAAGAATCTACATCAAAATACTCCTCACCCTTCAACTCCATCAATTGCATCAAGTCAAGAAAAGAAAGCCGCAGCGAGTTCCTAGCTTCAGTAGCTACCAGCTCATCATCAGCCAATTGAGCTTTCACATCATATAATTGAGACTGCGGAACTTTTCCATTCTCTATCAAAATCCGTGTTCTGATTTCTTGTTCTTTTGTCAACCGGATTTGTTCTTGAGCGATACGATAGATTTCTTTATTCAACAGTATCTGAAAATAATAGTTAGTTACATTGAGTGACAAATTGTTTTCTATCAATTCCTTATTTGCCTCAGCCGCCAATATATCGAATTTATTCCGGGTAATGGATGCACTTGTTTTGAATCCGGTAAAAAGAGGCATTTCAGCACTGGCAGAGAATGAAGAATTTTGTATGTTGCTATCTTCATACGTATTATCCTGATTCAAGGCCCTGCCAAAAGAAAAACGTTGTGAAGCTCCTACATTCAGGTCGGGCAGAAAACTGCTCTTCAGCGTATTTCTCTCTACTTTCAAACTTTTAATCCGGTTTTGACTCTGCTTCACCTCTATATTGTGCAGTATGGCATAATCTATACATTCTTTGAGACTCCACTTCTTATTTTGTGCTTGTATATTCGCTATAAATACGATGGCTGCAACAGCTGCAACTATTAACTTTTTCATACTGCTCATTCTTTAACCTATTTCATCAAACTGTTCCTTCCATAAACGATGATACATCCCATTCGAATTGAACAATTCTTCATGAGTACCTGCCTCGATTACTTGCCCCTTATCAATCACCACAATCTTATCAGCATTCTTCACTGTACTCAACCGATGAGCAATCACGATAATCGTTTTCCCCTTCCGTGCCAATGCATCTAATGTCTGCTTTACATAGCGTTCGGAAATAGAATCAAGCGAAGACGTTGCCTCATCGAAAATAAGTATCTCCGGTTCCTTATACAAAGCACGCGCTATGGCAAGCCGCTGCCGCTCGCCACCCGACAAGGATGCACCATGTTCACCGATATAAGTCCGGTAGTCCTTAGGCAAACCATCTATAAAGTCCTTCAAGCCAAGTTGTTCTGTCAAATCTACAATTTTCTTCATGTCCGGATGCAAGTCGCCTACCGCTATATTCTCTGCAATGCTGCCGGCAAATAATTCAATCTGTTGAGGTACTGTTCCCACCCGGCGACGAAGGCTGCGATTGTCTATTTGCGCAATATCATAATCGCCTATGCGAATGCGACCCTCCTGTATAGGATAAATATGCTGTAACAACGAAATCAAAGTCGTCTTGCCCGACCCGCTTTCTCCCACTATGGCAGTAGTCTTCCCCTTTTCTATCTTCAAGCCCAATTCCTTGAACACATCCTTGCGCGAACCATAGCGAAACGAAACATTCTCAAACGTAATATCGCCTACCATATCCGGTTCTAATATTATCTTTTGATTATTATCCTGTTCGCGTTCCAAGTCCATAATCTGGAATAAGCGGTCGGCGGCAATCAGTGCATCCTGAATAGTCTGATTGGAAGAAATCAGCGAGCCGATAGGAGAAATTACATAACCAACCAAGGAATAAAACACCATCAGAGCGCCGGGTGTCAACTCCTGATCGACCACCAAAATACTTCCTAACCAAAGAACGGCAATCGTAATGCCGGTAGATACAAACTGAATACCGCCTTGCGCCATAATGGATCCATAAATACTGCGATACGTATTCTTTAATAAATGTACAAAACGAGTTTCCGTTTTCAAATTGGCATATTCCTCTATACCGAATCGTTTGATAGTAGAAATAGAATTAAGAGACTCCACCAATTGCGCTTCCAAATCAGCACTACTTTCCATAATACCGCGCTGATATTTCCGGTTCAATTTATTAAATCCCCAGAAAATAAGCAAGAATAAGGGGGCAGACACTAATGTAATCAATGCCAGCTCCCAGGAATAAACGAACATAAGGCACACAGAGAAGACAAGAATCATGATATTAACCACCAGATCCAACGAAACATTATTGATAAAATTACGGATTTTCACCGCATCATTGACGCGTGAAATAATTTCACCTACGCGCATCGTATCAAAGAATTGCTGAGGTAAAGTCAGCAGATGCTTATAATATCCTAAAATCAATGCCGCATCAATCCGTTGTCCGGTCTTTAAAGCCAGAATACTTTTCATTGCTCCGATAAAAGTCCGCAATAGCAGGATGACCAGCATGATCACTCCCATGAGATTGAGTAAATTGATATTTTTATCCACCAATACATAATCTGTAATTTTACCTACATAGATGGAAGTGGATAATCCCAAAATGCTATAAATAAGCGCACCAAACACGGCTTGTAGCATCACGCTTTTGTGAGGAGCCAGCAGAGAAAAGAACTTCTTTGTCATACCGGTTTTCATGTTTCCGGTCTTGAAAGTTTCTTCCGGTTCCAATAACACCAGTACACCGGTCCACATTTTCTCAAATTCCTGATTGGTCACGCGATGCATCCGCCCGTCACCCGGATCCATATACTCTATGTATTCTTTCTTTTTCTCCACCTTATATATCACTACAAAATGCTGAAGCTGCTCGTGCACGATGACATGGGCAATAACAGGTTTAGGAACAATATACAATGCCTCAAACTTAGCCCGCACTCCTTTAGCTGACAAGCCCAGCTTATTAGCAGCCTCTATCAACCCCAAAATATTCGTTCCTTTTTGATCGGTAAACGCATATTGGCGGATACGTGCAATGGGAAATTGCAAACCATAATAGGCACATACGGAAGCCAGACAAGCCGCTCCGCAATCTGTAATATCAAACTGTTTTATTTTAATACCTTTCTTGCTCATCATTGAATATTTATAAATGAATTGTAGAATCAAAATTTAGCTATCATCGCATTATTCTCATATTGTTTGGGATTCGCCCAATCGTCTATCTTTTGGTAGAGCAAATCGAAAAGCGATCGCCGCGTTATCATAAAATGGGCACTGACGGTCATTCCCTTCTTTAATATTCCTTTCTGTCCGCTTTTCAGCATAAGATAGTTCCGCTCCATTTGACATTTCACTTTATAGAATGAGTTTCCCTGACTGTCGGTTAGGAAGTCTGATGAAATTTCGGTCACTTTGCCGGGTAATGTTCCCCATTCATTATAATTAAATGATTCCACCTGTACATTGACCGGCATTCCCAAACTCATAAAACCGATATTTCGAGGAGTAACATATATCTCCATACACAGTGTGGAATCCGGGCTGATAACTGCCAATGACTGTCCTGCCTGTATACTGCTTCCCCTGTATATGCCGGAAAATTGATCAATGGTTCCACTTATCGGACTACGAACTATATAGAGTTCTTTATCTTTCAACTCTTGCTTCAGTGTAGTATTCATTTCGCTACGAGAATTACGATACGTATTCAGATCTGCCTGCCACGTACTCAACTGGCTTTGTATCAATGAAGCCAGTTCATTTTGCCGGCTTTGATATTGAAAATAATATTTATCATATTCTTCTTCTGAAATCACTTTCTTATCAAACAGGTTTTTATTGCGCTTATACTCTTTTTCTGCCTGTGCCAAAGAGGTTTCCAGTTCTTTTTGCTTTTTGATAAAATAGGTATATTCCTGTTGACGTACCGGAGAATGAAACCTGGCAGGACATTCGCCTTTTGCCAGATAAGCCAAATCTGACAAATGTGCTTCATAGTCATTCAGGCGATTCGTTTGATAATTGATTTTATAATCGGAGTTATTGGTGCGGAAGCGGAGGAGTACATCGCCTTTATTCACTTGATCGCCTTCGCGCACATAAACTGAATCTATTAATTCTGTGATAGACGATTTTATTTCAGTTTTTTCAGTAACCGGCCTTACTACTCCACTGCCTTGCACAGAGATATCTACATAGATAAAAGGCAATGCAATCATAACGGCAGTCACGGCTGCCAATACTATCCAATAGATAATTTGGGATTTTGCGGTGTGTTGATAGATGTATGTTTCAATACTGTTCTCTATCCATTCATTTGGTAATAACATAACATTTCTACTTTTACTGATTCATGCAGCAAAAGTAGAATGAAAGAAAAAAGATATGTGTTATCGAATTGTTATCTTTAGGTTAATATCTATAAGTTTATACAGAAAAGATTCAGTGTTGACATGTTTTCAACACTGAATCTTTATTTAGAATGCACTATAGACAATTCCAATGATACCATTAATGCTTTTGAAACGATATCAAGCGTCTTTATTTTTTCTATATATCAATATGACATTATAAAAAAGTCCTATTATATAGATAATTATAAATGCTTGCACACTAGTTATCTCAAATACAAACTGTTTCGTTTTAAAATAAACAATCATCAAATTCACTAGTTGCATGGAAATAAATAGTATGACAAAATTCTTTGTATATAGTTTAATTCTACTCATTTTTTAATGGATTATACAATTGATTTAGTGGATATTCTTTAGCTTATCTCAATATATCACACTATGCATTTTTTGCTATCTCAATTAACAAGCGCAATTATTAAAATAAAACATTAGTTTCACAATTGCAATACCAAATTACTCTACTATAAGCAAAAGAGTACATACACTCCATACATTGCACAGGCCCCATAAAATGCTTTACCTATTTTATGTCCCAATTCTCTACCTTCTTCATAAGATCCTCCATCAATCTGTCGAAGTTCGTCAAAAGTTAATTCATTCATAATGATAATTTTTAAATTAATACTAATAAAGAGGGGATTCAACTATACCAACAAGTACCCCAATAAAAGAAGTTATATTACTCCAATTTTGCCTTGCCGTACTTGAGTTCATATAATAAGACATTGATACTCCAGCTAGAATTTCTTTCAATTCAGATGATGTCAATTTTGATGTCATTATATCATTTTCCATTTTTTCTTCGTATTATAAAATTAATTGCTACTATCAGTAAAATAAGTTTACTCACTATATTTATAGAGTTAAATATACTTTCTTCTATATTCAAATTAGAATTTTGAAGGAGTAATACAAACAATACAAATACTACCAAAAATCCAAAAAGAAAAATAGTTTTTATCATTTTAACTATTCCACTATTATCTCTACAGAATTTCTCTATTATTGATTTGTATCTCATCATTTATATTTTTTTATTCATTTCATAAATATACTGAGTAGTTTAAATAGATTTTCTCATAAACTATTTTGATTACTATTTTTTACAAATTC from Phocaeicola dorei encodes the following:
- the rbr gene encoding rubrerythrin: MAKSVKGTQTEKNLLTSFAGESQARMRYTYFASTAKKEGYEQIAAIFTETADQEKEHAKRMFKWLEGGMVEITASYPAGIIGTTMENLKAAAAGENEEWTTDYPHFADVADQEGFPAIATMYRRIAEAEKGHEERYLALLKNVEEGTVFKKAEETVWQCRNCGYIYVGTEAPEVCPACLHPQAYFEVKKNNY
- a CDS encoding DUF4884 domain-containing protein translates to MKSIIKLFTFPLLTIIGFNSCASIPLKVGESENNSTYTVSYLFEHDGCKVYRFYDKGNYVYFTTRGDVTSITNDSTAQRTITINKTPYE
- a CDS encoding SulP family inorganic anion transporter, with product MKAFEFKPKLFTTLQNYSKESFMADLMAGIIVGIVALPLAIAFGIASGVSPEKGIITAIVAGFIISLLGGSKVQIGGPTGAFIVIIYGIIQEYGISGLTVATLMAGVLLILLGVFKLGAVIKFIPYPIIVGFTSGIAVTIFTTQIADIFGLNFGGEKVPGDFIGKWMIYFRHFDTVNWWNAIVSIVSVLIIALTPRFSKKIPGSLIAIIVVTIAVYLMKTYGGITCIDTIGDRFTIQSQLPDAVVPKLDWEAIKNLFPVAITIAVLGAIESLLSAAVADGVIGDRHDSNTELIAQGAANIIAPLFGGIPATGAIARTMTNINNGGKSPVAGIIHAVILLLILLFLMPLAQYIPMACLAGVLVIVSYNMSGWRTFKALLKNPKSDVTVLLITFFLTVIFDLTVAIEVGLLIACVLFMKRVMETTEISVIKNEIDPNNESDLEVHEEHLMVPKGVEVYEINGPYFFGIATKFEEIMSELGDRPKVRIVRMRKVPFIDSTGIHNLTNLCEMSKKENIQIVLSGVNEKVHQILEKSGFNELLGKENICPNINVALEKAKDIIEK
- a CDS encoding TolC family protein; protein product: MKKLIVAAVAAIVFIANIQAQNKKWSLKECIDYAILHNIEVKQSQNRIKSLKVERNTLKSSFLPDLNVGASQRFSFGRALNQDNTYEDSNIQNSSFSASAEMPLFTGFKTSASITRNKFDILAAEANKELIENNLSLNVTNYYFQILLNKEIYRIAQEQIRLTKEQEIRTRILIENGKVPQSQLYDVKAQLADDELVATEARNSLRLSFLDLMQLMELKGEEYFDVDSLDESIVSMESVTPEGIYASALSCMPQIKQAHYSLQSKVKSTKVVKSGYYPQLFLGAGINTGYYYSRRAMNPSFYQQFKNNMQKSIYFTLSIPLFDRFSTRNQVKTARLEENNARLSLENEKKSLYKDIEKAYMDALAAFEKYESTTKAVAANREAHRYALEKYMAGKSAVYEYNEIKMKLADALSQQSQTKYTYLLKERILAFYSCHSLVE
- a CDS encoding peptidase domain-containing ABC transporter encodes the protein MMSKKGIKIKQFDITDCGAACLASVCAYYGLQFPIARIRQYAFTDQKGTNILGLIEAANKLGLSAKGVRAKFEALYIVPKPVIAHVIVHEQLQHFVVIYKVEKKKEYIEYMDPGDGRMHRVTNQEFEKMWTGVLVLLEPEETFKTGNMKTGMTKKFFSLLAPHKSVMLQAVFGALIYSILGLSTSIYVGKITDYVLVDKNINLLNLMGVIMLVILLLRTFIGAMKSILALKTGQRIDAALILGYYKHLLTLPQQFFDTMRVGEIISRVNDAVKIRNFINNVSLDLVVNIMILVFSVCLMFVYSWELALITLVSAPLFLLIFWGFNKLNRKYQRGIMESSADLEAQLVESLNSISTIKRFGIEEYANLKTETRFVHLLKNTYRSIYGSIMAQGGIQFVSTGITIAVLWLGSILVVDQELTPGALMVFYSLVGYVISPIGSLISSNQTIQDALIAADRLFQIMDLEREQDNNQKIILEPDMVGDITFENVSFRYGSRKDVFKELGLKIEKGKTTAIVGESGSGKTTLISLLQHIYPIQEGRIRIGDYDIAQIDNRSLRRRVGTVPQQIELFAGSIAENIAVGDLHPDMKKIVDLTEQLGLKDFIDGLPKDYRTYIGEHGASLSGGERQRLAIARALYKEPEILIFDEATSSLDSISERYVKQTLDALARKGKTIIVIAHRLSTVKNADKIVVIDKGQVIEAGTHEELFNSNGMYHRLWKEQFDEIG
- a CDS encoding HlyD family secretion protein, which gives rise to MLLPNEWIENSIETYIYQHTAKSQIIYWIVLAAVTAVMIALPFIYVDISVQGSGVVRPVTEKTEIKSSITELIDSVYVREGDQVNKGDVLLRFRTNNSDYKINYQTNRLNDYEAHLSDLAYLAKGECPARFHSPVRQQEYTYFIKKQKELETSLAQAEKEYKRNKNLFDKKVISEEEYDKYYFQYQSRQNELASLIQSQLSTWQADLNTYRNSRSEMNTTLKQELKDKELYIVRSPISGTIDQFSGIYRGSSIQAGQSLAVISPDSTLCMEIYVTPRNIGFMSLGMPVNVQVESFNYNEWGTLPGKVTEISSDFLTDSQGNSFYKVKCQMERNYLMLKSGQKGILKKGMTVSAHFMITRRSLFDLLYQKIDDWANPKQYENNAMIAKF